Below is a window of bacterium DNA.
GATCCGGGCAGTCCCGGCTACGACATCGCCGCGCGCGACTGGCTGCGCGAGCGCATGGGTGCCGCCTGGGTCGCCGACACCGGCAGCCTCGACACGGTCTCCGCGGCCTCCGGCAGCTACGCCTACGGCGGCGCGAGCTACAGCGTCGACGGCGGCGACGTGCTCGCCCCCTGGGGCTCGGCGGCGACGAGCCTGACCTGGGGCGGCGGCGGCACCGCGCTGGTGTGGAACATCGTGGGCACCGCCAAGGTCGCCGTGGCGGGCTTCGACATCGCGGGCATCGCCACCGACACCGCCCGCACCGACTTCATGACCCGCACCCTGGCCTTCTTCGCGGCCGGGACGACGGCCGCCGAACACGCCCCGCGGCCCGTGGCCGCACGCGCCTGGCCGAACCCGTTCAACCCCCGCACGACCATCCGCTTCGAGGTCGGCGGCGAGCGGGAGCAGCCCGTCTCCGTGCGCATCCACGACCTGCAGGGGCGGCTCGTGCGGCGCCTGCAGGCAGGGGTCGCCGCGCCCGGGCCCCAGACCGTCACCTGGGACGGCCGGGACGACGCCGGCCGCGGCCTGGCCACCGGCATCTACCTCGCGCGCGTGCAGGTGGGTGACGGGCTCGACGTCGTGAAGCTGGCCCTGGTCAAGTAGGGGCCGCGGACATCACCCCGGGAGGATGGGAATGAGCGGGACGATCGCCGCGATCGTCGGGCGCCGGCTTGCGGCGCCGGGAAGCCTGATCGTGATGCTGCTGGTCCTGGTCGGATCGGCGCCGGACGCCGCCGGAGCCGTCGCCCCGGCCGCGCCGGCCTGGAGCCTCGAGGCCATCGACGGCCGCACCGTCTCGTTCCACGACCAGCTGGCCCGCGGGCCGGTCGTGGTTTCGTTCTGGGCCACCTGGTGCAAGCCCTGCCTCAAGGAACTGCCCCACCTCGACCGCATCGCCGGCGAGTACGGCGATCGGCTGACCGTCCTCGCGGTCAGCACCGACGCCTCGAAGTCGGTGGCCAAGGTGGCCCCCTTCGTGCGCTCGCGCGGCTGGGAGAACCTGACGGTGCTGCTCGATCCGGGCGCCCGCGTGCAGGAGCTGCTGCAGGTGGGCCCGGCGGTGCCGTTCCTCATCGTCTTCGACACCCACGGCCGCGAGATCTACCGCCACATCGGCTACAAGGAGGGCGACGAGCGCGAGCTCGAAGCCGTCCTGCGGGCCGCCGTCGACGGCGAGGCCCCACCCCATGGCGAGGCGCCCCCCGCCGCGGCGCCCGGGCGGCCGGACTGGGCCGAGACCGTCACCGCCACCGACCGCTTCGAGTACAGCTACGACACGGACACGCGTCGGGAGATCTTCGAAAACTGGCTCGATGTGGCCTACCGGTTCGGCGACTTCCGCACCGGCGTCATGCTGAACAGCCGGGCGCCCAGCGAGGAGGGCGACCGCAGCAACGAGATCGCCCACCGCTACTTCGAGTTCGCCCGCGGCGACGTGCTGATCCGCGCGGGCCATTTCACGGGCATCTTCGGCCGGGGCCTGGTCTTCAACGCCTACGAGGACCGCACCGTGCGCGTCGACACGCGGCTGGACGGCCTCTACGCCCGGTACGAGGGCCACGGCGTCAAGGCCCAGGCGTTCTCCGGCACCCCGCTCGCGGCCGACGTCGACCTGCGGGGTCTCGACCTCGAGGTG
It encodes the following:
- a CDS encoding TlpA family protein disulfide reductase, whose translation is MSGTIAAIVGRRLAAPGSLIVMLLVLVGSAPDAAGAVAPAAPAWSLEAIDGRTVSFHDQLARGPVVVSFWATWCKPCLKELPHLDRIAGEYGDRLTVLAVSTDASKSVAKVAPFVRSRGWENLTVLLDPGARVQELLQVGPAVPFLIVFDTHGREIYRHIGYKEGDERELEAVLRAAVDGEAPPHGEAPPAAAPGRPDWAETVTATDRFEYSYDTDTRREIFENWLDVAYRFGDFRTGVMLNSRAPSEEGDRSNEIAHRYFEFARGDVLIRAGHFTGIFGRGLVFNAYEDRTVRVDTRLDGLYARYEGHGVKAQAFSGTPLAADVDLRGLDLEVNPLGGLQVGVTGLTYRPDDYVDPMGRVHRENVVSGRIRQNFGWGDYYVEAGAKTGYDYDPFDDEADFGRAWYGNLNLYAGAFSASFEASDYERFEVVSRADGTTALNQPPALARELTWTLLNRAPHTLNANDEVGRNLDLLYSGDDGLSVLLSGADIERQDGGTVYQLAYASVASGRRGDFRLVGAFGYQDSKGLRQTAAAELTWFATESHSFTLQAEQQHVRPEGSPAIDPGAWDQQWFKLEYEMAPRWAFAAIVETNNKYDEQREPGEGSGPFPAGQISWSLPRGGDLNLWFGERQAGYLCSGGVCKYEPAFAGVELFGTFRY